A genomic region of Mycolicibacterium poriferae contains the following coding sequences:
- a CDS encoding DUF1206 domain-containing protein → MTHATTRAQERAGGVRTKVARVGLVGMGLLYALLGVLAINVATGDRATASRTGAVQAVAQAPLGRFLLIGLTAALIALVIWKATQAIAGDPVEGSDASDRIKYVFKALLFGTAALSAVAILIANWGFSASVPGSGSGTGANQQQATALVMGFPGGRWIVMVVGLAAVGLGCYQIFRNTVKCEFMERLHVSGDKERVVAAFGRLGYAGSGAVTIGVGVFLFLAGMQYDPDNVKGLSGLLAELAGNGWGQLALWLIALGLLAYGLFALAEARYRRAT, encoded by the coding sequence ATGACGCATGCGACGACGAGAGCGCAGGAACGCGCGGGAGGTGTGCGGACCAAAGTCGCACGCGTCGGGCTGGTGGGCATGGGTCTGCTTTATGCGCTACTGGGCGTGTTGGCGATCAATGTGGCAACCGGCGACCGTGCGACGGCCAGTCGGACCGGCGCCGTACAGGCGGTCGCTCAGGCGCCGTTGGGCAGGTTCCTGTTGATCGGCCTGACGGCAGCGCTGATCGCGCTGGTGATCTGGAAGGCCACCCAGGCCATCGCCGGTGATCCGGTCGAAGGCTCCGACGCAAGTGACCGGATCAAGTACGTGTTCAAGGCGCTGCTGTTCGGTACAGCGGCGCTGAGCGCAGTGGCGATCCTGATTGCCAACTGGGGCTTTTCGGCGTCGGTGCCGGGCAGTGGTAGCGGCACCGGTGCCAATCAGCAACAGGCCACCGCGCTCGTGATGGGTTTTCCCGGTGGGCGATGGATCGTCATGGTCGTCGGTCTTGCGGCGGTAGGCCTGGGCTGCTACCAGATCTTCCGCAACACCGTGAAGTGCGAATTCATGGAGCGTCTCCACGTCAGTGGGGACAAGGAGCGCGTCGTCGCGGCGTTCGGCCGGCTGGGCTATGCGGGAAGCGGCGCCGTCACCATCGGTGTCGGCGTCTTTCTGTTCCTGGCCGGCATGCAGTACGACCCCGACAACGTCAAAGGGCTCTCCGGTCTGCTGGCCGAACTCGCCGGGAACGGGTGGGGGCAGCTGGCACTGTGGCTGATTGCCCTCGGCCTGCTGGCTTACGGGTTGTTCGCCCTCGCCGAAGCCCGCTACCGGCGCGCCACCTGA
- a CDS encoding metal ABC transporter substrate-binding protein gives MTGPHRVAAILTVLATTVACACAPGSGPQDADSDDGGRPVVLTTFTVLADIAANVAGEHLQVESITKPGAEIHGYEPTPGDIKKAARADLILDNGLNLEAWFAQFVDDIDVPHVVLSDGIEPISISADAYAGLPNPHAWMSPLNVQIYADNAAAAFADLDPAHAADYQANAARYRAELQQVQDDLVEQLREVPTSQRALVTCEGAFSYLARDTGLTEKYIWPVNAEQQATPQQIASTIDFVAENTVPAVFCESTVSDAPMQRVVEATGARYGGTLYVDSLSAADGPVPTYLELIRHDADTIAAALTASRTP, from the coding sequence ATGACCGGACCTCACCGCGTGGCGGCGATCCTGACCGTGCTCGCCACCACCGTGGCGTGCGCGTGCGCGCCAGGCAGTGGCCCGCAGGACGCCGACTCGGACGACGGTGGCCGCCCGGTGGTGCTCACCACCTTCACGGTGCTGGCCGATATCGCCGCCAACGTCGCCGGGGAGCATCTGCAGGTCGAGTCCATCACCAAACCCGGCGCCGAGATCCACGGCTACGAACCGACCCCCGGCGACATCAAGAAGGCTGCCAGGGCGGATCTGATCCTCGACAACGGTCTGAACCTGGAGGCATGGTTCGCCCAGTTCGTCGACGACATCGACGTGCCGCACGTCGTGCTCAGCGACGGCATCGAGCCCATCAGCATCAGCGCAGACGCCTACGCCGGTTTGCCCAATCCGCATGCCTGGATGTCGCCGCTGAACGTGCAGATCTACGCCGACAACGCCGCAGCGGCCTTCGCCGACCTCGACCCTGCACACGCCGCGGACTACCAGGCCAACGCCGCGCGCTACCGCGCCGAGCTGCAGCAGGTCCAGGACGATCTGGTCGAGCAGTTGCGTGAGGTGCCGACCTCGCAACGGGCGCTGGTGACCTGTGAGGGCGCATTCTCCTACCTGGCGCGTGACACCGGTTTGACGGAGAAGTACATCTGGCCGGTGAACGCCGAACAGCAGGCGACCCCGCAGCAGATCGCCTCGACCATCGATTTCGTCGCCGAGAACACGGTGCCCGCCGTGTTCTGCGAGTCGACGGTGTCCGACGCGCCGATGCAGCGGGTGGTGGAGGCCACCGGCGCCCGCTACGGCGGCACCCTGTACGTCGACTCGCTGTCGGCCGCCGACGGCCCGGTGCCCACCTATCTCGAGTTGATCCGCCACGACGCCGACACCATCGCCGCGGCCCTGACGGCCAGCCGCACGCCGTGA
- a CDS encoding VG15 protein, whose translation MTDLNDAADALLRLLERNVGAAHTGLQNAFYAILPSGDWTIETKGAVVAGLVEVYPHALRGAIDMTAEMVAAWYDALAPDEPYSATVPDEIVTDERIAESIGWAIRTATTAETALAQLAGSVQRAVLDAQRATVAHNAAAEGVRYRRHTNYAGACDWCLVMATRGAIYTSTASAVRGHDNCRCIAVPERSGSSYETPAMVLDAEARYAEARRQLEAEGSPTSLDAIVKRMDAMSIQQQVSA comes from the coding sequence ATGACCGACCTCAACGACGCCGCCGACGCGCTGCTGCGCCTGCTCGAGCGCAACGTCGGCGCCGCCCACACCGGCCTGCAGAACGCGTTCTACGCCATCCTGCCGTCGGGCGACTGGACCATCGAAACGAAAGGCGCTGTCGTGGCCGGATTGGTCGAGGTCTATCCCCATGCCCTGCGTGGAGCCATCGACATGACCGCCGAGATGGTCGCCGCCTGGTACGACGCGCTCGCACCGGACGAGCCCTACTCCGCGACGGTGCCTGACGAGATCGTCACAGACGAACGCATCGCCGAATCGATCGGGTGGGCGATCCGCACCGCGACGACCGCCGAGACCGCGCTGGCCCAACTCGCCGGGTCGGTCCAACGGGCCGTTCTCGACGCCCAGCGAGCCACCGTGGCGCACAACGCCGCCGCCGAGGGTGTCCGCTACAGAAGACACACCAATTACGCCGGGGCCTGCGACTGGTGCCTGGTGATGGCCACCAGGGGAGCGATCTACACCTCGACGGCGTCAGCCGTCCGAGGACATGACAACTGCCGGTGCATCGCCGTCCCTGAGCGATCCGGGTCGAGCTACGAGACACCGGCCATGGTGCTCGACGCCGAAGCGCGCTACGCCGAGGCGCGACGGCAGCTCGAGGCCGAAGGGTCGCCGACTAGCCTTGACGCCATCGTGAAGCGGATGGACGCGATGTCAATCCAGCAACAGGTGTCCGCCTAG
- a CDS encoding AMP-binding protein encodes MNGLIEGLSRHGERLAVATRTELLSYRDLAARAAAVATQLAGVRRLVLLETHNDLHTLVHYLGALAAGHVVLPMPAGRPYPEITATYAPDVVIDGDGIREIRSADPGSARPLHPDLVLLLSTSGSTGSPKLVRLSAHNVITNARAIAEYLQLRDTDRAATTLPMSYCYGLSVIHSHLLVGAGLILTDTSVVDDEFWELFRRHRGTSLAGVPYTFDLLDRVGFADMDLPDLRYLTQAGGRLAPERVRAYAELGERSGWRFFVMYGATEATARMAYLPPELARSRPDAIGRPIPGGSFRIDPVEGWDDGAGELVYQGPNVMMGYARDRSDLARGSTLAELRTGDIARQGADGLYEVIGRASRFVKMFGLRIDLQQLEAQLRGRGVTAMCTGDGDRIALAYSGAPGEPEVSRAAADAAGLPPAAVTAVRVAALPHTASNKPDYRAVRELARREPAPTDGADLRGLFAEALHLDPRDVTGDRSFVDLGGNSLSYVALSVRLERALGHLPADWHRRPIADLESTAQPTRRRSWWASTMETSVALRAVAIVLIVGSHAELFEVWGGAHVLLGVAGYNFGRFCLTPLPRRDRSRHLRSTIAWIAVPSILWIALMLALTDDYHPTNLLLLQKILGPDDSMTAGRLWFVEALVWILVALAVVFWWPVADRVERRRPFLVAMAFLALGLALRYDVLGLGLGNDAWFTVLTFWFFAAGWAAAKASAGWQRALVTAVLAIGLYGYFDETYRTVLVFAGLTLLIWLPAIRCPAGVTVIAGWLAEASLFTYLTHYQVYALFDGHPLPGVLASLVVGILLTKAVSLLRNRFSRDAQTTDAATASR; translated from the coding sequence ATGAACGGTCTGATCGAGGGGCTGTCCCGCCACGGTGAGCGTCTGGCGGTGGCGACCCGGACCGAGCTGCTGAGCTACCGGGATCTGGCTGCCCGCGCCGCTGCGGTCGCCACGCAACTGGCCGGGGTGCGGCGGCTGGTGCTGCTGGAAACCCATAACGACCTCCACACCCTGGTGCACTATCTGGGTGCGCTGGCCGCCGGGCACGTCGTGCTGCCGATGCCGGCCGGGCGGCCGTATCCGGAGATCACGGCCACCTACGCTCCGGACGTCGTCATCGACGGCGACGGTATCCGGGAGATCCGCTCGGCCGACCCGGGATCCGCCCGCCCTCTGCACCCCGATCTGGTGTTGCTGCTCTCCACCTCGGGCAGCACCGGTTCACCGAAACTGGTGCGGCTGTCCGCGCACAACGTGATCACCAACGCCCGCGCCATCGCCGAGTACCTGCAACTGCGCGACACCGACCGGGCCGCCACGACACTGCCGATGTCGTACTGCTACGGGCTGTCGGTCATCCACAGCCACCTGCTCGTCGGCGCGGGCCTGATCCTGACCGACACGTCGGTGGTCGACGACGAGTTCTGGGAGCTGTTCCGGCGTCACCGTGGTACCTCCCTGGCCGGTGTGCCCTACACGTTCGATCTGCTCGACCGGGTGGGTTTCGCCGACATGGATCTGCCCGACCTGCGCTACCTGACCCAGGCCGGTGGACGGTTGGCTCCCGAGCGGGTGCGGGCCTACGCCGAACTCGGCGAACGGTCCGGCTGGCGTTTCTTCGTGATGTACGGCGCGACCGAGGCGACCGCCCGAATGGCTTACCTGCCACCGGAACTCGCCCGGTCGCGGCCGGACGCGATCGGCCGGCCGATTCCCGGCGGGTCATTCCGGATCGACCCTGTCGAAGGCTGGGACGACGGAGCCGGCGAACTCGTCTACCAGGGCCCGAACGTCATGATGGGGTACGCGCGGGACCGGTCCGATCTGGCGCGCGGCAGCACCCTGGCAGAACTGCGTACCGGCGACATCGCCAGGCAGGGCGCCGACGGACTCTACGAGGTGATCGGCCGCGCGAGCCGCTTCGTCAAGATGTTCGGGCTGCGCATCGACCTGCAGCAACTCGAAGCGCAGCTGCGCGGCCGGGGCGTGACCGCGATGTGCACCGGTGACGGAGACCGGATCGCACTCGCCTACTCCGGTGCGCCCGGGGAACCGGAGGTGTCGCGTGCGGCCGCCGATGCGGCCGGGCTGCCACCGGCGGCGGTGACCGCGGTACGCGTCGCCGCCCTGCCGCACACCGCCTCCAACAAGCCCGATTACCGGGCCGTCCGCGAACTCGCCCGCCGCGAGCCGGCGCCGACGGACGGGGCCGATCTACGCGGCCTGTTCGCCGAAGCGCTGCACCTGGATCCTCGGGACGTCACCGGCGACCGCAGTTTCGTCGACCTGGGCGGCAACTCGCTGTCCTACGTCGCGCTGTCGGTGCGGCTCGAGCGGGCGCTCGGCCATCTGCCGGCCGACTGGCACCGGCGACCGATCGCCGACCTGGAGTCGACCGCGCAGCCGACCCGTCGACGGTCGTGGTGGGCCTCGACCATGGAGACCAGCGTCGCCCTGCGCGCCGTGGCGATCGTGCTGATCGTCGGATCGCATGCCGAGCTGTTCGAAGTGTGGGGCGGTGCACACGTGCTGCTCGGAGTTGCCGGATACAACTTCGGCCGCTTCTGTCTGACCCCGCTGCCGCGCCGGGACCGCAGCCGTCACCTGCGTTCGACGATCGCCTGGATCGCCGTGCCCTCGATCCTGTGGATCGCGCTGATGCTGGCGCTCACCGACGATTATCACCCGACGAATCTGCTTCTGCTGCAGAAGATTCTGGGCCCCGACGACAGCATGACGGCCGGTCGGCTGTGGTTCGTCGAGGCGTTGGTGTGGATTCTGGTCGCACTCGCCGTGGTGTTCTGGTGGCCGGTAGCCGACCGCGTCGAGCGTCGACGCCCGTTCCTGGTCGCCATGGCCTTTCTGGCACTCGGCCTGGCCCTGCGCTATGACGTGCTGGGCCTCGGGCTCGGCAACGATGCCTGGTTCACGGTGTTGACCTTCTGGTTCTTCGCAGCCGGCTGGGCGGCGGCGAAAGCGTCGGCGGGATGGCAGCGCGCGCTGGTGACCGCGGTGCTCGCGATCGGCCTTTACGGCTACTTCGACGAGACCTACCGGACGGTGTTGGTGTTCGCAGGTCTGACCCTGCTGATCTGGCTGCCTGCGATCCGTTGTCCCGCCGGGGTGACGGTGATCGCCGGATGGCTGGCCGAGGCGTCGTTGTTCACCTACCTGACCCACTACCAGGTCTACGCGCTGTTCGACGGACACCCGCTGCCCGGGGTGCTCGCCTCTCTGGTCGTCGGGATCCTGCTCACCAAGGCGGTGTCGCTGCTGCGCAACCGCTTCAGCCGCGACGCGCAGACGACCGACGCGGCCACCGCCTCCCGGTAA
- a CDS encoding L,D-transpeptidase, translating into MRVAVRSVLVMGIMAASAVAGPVNTSNAASWSPQLDVESLLPAEGAVVGVAHPLVVTFDGPVANRRATERALQVKSEPPMTGRFEWVESNVVQWVPDEFWPAHSTVALSVSNLPTRNFDTGPAVIGVADLSKHTFTVTIDGKPPSELPAPHHRPNWGQNGVFPASMGRPEYPTPVGIYSVLAKERDVTMDSSSVGIPINSPDGYLLDVEYAVRFTQRGLFVHSAPWAINQMGYENTSHGCIGLSTEDAEWYLNTVNVGDPIIIRENGVEVPRTVSS; encoded by the coding sequence ATGCGCGTGGCTGTTCGGAGTGTGCTCGTCATGGGCATCATGGCCGCGAGTGCGGTTGCGGGGCCGGTCAATACCAGCAATGCGGCCAGTTGGTCGCCTCAGCTCGATGTCGAATCGCTGCTCCCTGCCGAGGGGGCGGTCGTGGGCGTCGCGCATCCGCTGGTGGTCACGTTCGACGGCCCCGTGGCCAACCGACGCGCCACCGAACGCGCGTTGCAGGTGAAATCCGAACCGCCGATGACAGGCAGATTCGAGTGGGTGGAAAGTAATGTCGTGCAGTGGGTTCCAGATGAGTTCTGGCCTGCCCACAGCACTGTGGCATTGTCGGTGAGCAACCTGCCCACACGGAATTTCGACACCGGACCGGCCGTCATCGGCGTCGCCGATCTATCCAAGCACACGTTCACCGTGACCATCGACGGTAAGCCACCGTCAGAACTTCCGGCTCCCCACCACCGGCCGAACTGGGGGCAGAACGGTGTCTTCCCCGCCTCCATGGGCCGTCCGGAATATCCGACGCCCGTGGGGATTTACTCTGTTCTGGCCAAGGAGCGGGACGTGACGATGGACTCGAGCAGCGTCGGCATCCCCATCAACTCCCCCGATGGTTACCTGCTCGACGTGGAGTACGCCGTGCGGTTCACCCAGCGAGGCCTCTTCGTGCACTCGGCGCCGTGGGCGATCAATCAGATGGGTTACGAGAACACCAGCCACGGCTGTATCGGACTGAGCACCGAGGACGCCGAGTGGTACCTGAACACCGTCAACGTCGGCGACCCGATCATCATTCGGGAGAACGGCGTCGAGGTCCCTCGGACCGTATCAAGCTGA
- a CDS encoding metal ABC transporter ATP-binding protein: protein MTPAIAVDSVTVRYGSVPALDDATVHIGSGRVCGLVGMNGSGKSTLLKTIMGIVRPLAGTVAINGGSPAAARRAGLIGYMPQSEDVDWQFPLSVRDVVLTGRYGHMGPTRRTRPADRAAVADALERVELTDYRDRQIGQLSGGQRKRAFLARCIAQGASILLLDEPFAGVDKRTEATISRLLRDLASGGATILVSTHDLQALPGLADEAVLLMRTVLMHAAPGEVLQPQNLARAFGIDVLGESRES, encoded by the coding sequence GTGACGCCGGCGATCGCCGTCGATTCCGTCACCGTCCGGTACGGCTCGGTGCCCGCCCTGGACGACGCCACGGTCCACATCGGCTCGGGTCGGGTGTGTGGACTGGTCGGCATGAACGGCTCGGGCAAGTCGACCCTGCTCAAGACGATCATGGGCATCGTGCGGCCCCTCGCCGGCACGGTGGCGATCAACGGCGGCAGCCCCGCCGCGGCGCGGCGGGCCGGGCTCATCGGCTACATGCCGCAAAGCGAGGACGTCGACTGGCAGTTCCCGTTGTCGGTGCGCGATGTCGTGCTGACCGGGCGGTACGGCCACATGGGCCCCACCCGGCGGACCCGCCCGGCGGATCGGGCCGCGGTCGCGGATGCGCTCGAGCGGGTGGAACTCACCGATTACCGGGACCGCCAGATCGGTCAGCTGTCGGGTGGACAGCGCAAACGAGCGTTCCTGGCCCGGTGCATCGCCCAGGGCGCCTCCATCCTGCTGCTCGACGAACCCTTCGCCGGTGTCGACAAGCGCACCGAAGCCACGATCAGCCGACTGCTGCGTGACCTCGCCTCCGGCGGCGCGACGATCCTGGTGTCCACGCACGACCTGCAGGCCCTGCCCGGGCTGGCTGACGAAGCCGTGCTGTTGATGCGCACGGTGCTGATGCACGCCGCGCCGGGCGAGGTGCTGCAGCCCCAGAATCTCGCTCGGGCATTCGGGATCGACGTGTTGGGCGAAAGCCGGGAGAGCTGA
- a CDS encoding CAP domain-containing protein, producing the protein MMTKAKVVGVLALCTVLTTALDTTAGFPAWADGRAAGIYVGVNQQRQSCGAIGEDPRLTSAAQRHADDMLRNRAFSHTGTDGSSPRARMAQAGYGALGSTGEIVYWATGSAATAEGALAFWMQSPGHRAIILNCGFTSGGFATAWDGHTMTAVGDFAGP; encoded by the coding sequence ATCATGACGAAAGCCAAGGTCGTCGGGGTACTCGCTCTCTGCACTGTCCTCACGACGGCACTCGACACCACTGCAGGCTTCCCCGCGTGGGCCGACGGCCGCGCGGCCGGAATATATGTCGGGGTGAACCAGCAGCGTCAGAGTTGCGGGGCGATCGGCGAGGACCCCCGGCTGACGTCGGCAGCTCAGCGACACGCCGACGACATGCTGCGCAACCGCGCCTTCAGTCACACCGGTACCGACGGTTCCTCACCGCGGGCGCGCATGGCGCAGGCGGGTTACGGCGCCCTCGGGTCCACCGGCGAGATCGTCTACTGGGCCACCGGGTCAGCTGCGACAGCCGAAGGCGCCCTCGCGTTCTGGATGCAGAGCCCCGGGCACCGCGCGATCATCCTGAACTGTGGGTTCACCTCGGGTGGCTTCGCCACGGCGTGGGACGGTCACACGATGACCGCCGTCGGCGACTTCGCCGGACCCTAG
- a CDS encoding metal ABC transporter permease, with protein MGVADFLAEPMQLDFMVRATLITLTASVVCATLSCWLVLIGWSLMGDAVSHSVLPGVVLAYVVGVPFAVGAVICGFLAVALIGVVRNTSRVKEDAAIGVVFTTFFALGLTLVSVTPSHVDLNHIIFGNLLGASRSDLIQVVVIGAAVLIVLLAKRRDFTLYAFDPTHAHAIGLNPRRLGAVLLGLLALTAVVALQAVGVVLVVALLITPGATAYLLTDRFARMLLIAPGLAAVCAMVGLYASYYLDTASGPMVVLVNGIVFALVYLFNPRRGVVTARLRKPAPRASGVDASAAR; from the coding sequence ATGGGTGTCGCCGATTTCCTGGCCGAGCCGATGCAGTTGGACTTCATGGTGCGGGCCACGCTGATCACCCTCACCGCGTCGGTGGTGTGCGCCACGTTGTCGTGCTGGCTGGTCCTCATCGGCTGGTCGCTGATGGGTGACGCGGTCTCGCACTCGGTGCTGCCCGGGGTGGTGCTCGCTTACGTCGTCGGCGTCCCGTTCGCGGTGGGCGCGGTGATCTGCGGCTTCCTGGCCGTGGCGCTCATCGGCGTGGTGCGCAACACCAGCCGGGTCAAGGAGGATGCCGCCATCGGGGTGGTGTTCACGACGTTCTTCGCCCTCGGGCTCACGCTGGTGTCGGTGACGCCCAGCCACGTCGACCTCAACCACATCATCTTCGGAAACCTGCTGGGGGCCTCGCGCTCGGACCTGATCCAGGTGGTGGTGATCGGTGCGGCGGTGCTGATCGTGCTGCTCGCCAAGCGCCGCGACTTCACCCTCTACGCATTCGATCCCACGCACGCCCACGCCATCGGCCTGAACCCGCGACGGCTGGGTGCGGTCCTGCTCGGGCTGCTGGCGCTGACCGCGGTGGTCGCGCTGCAGGCTGTCGGGGTGGTGCTGGTCGTGGCGCTGCTGATCACCCCGGGAGCGACCGCCTATCTCCTCACCGACCGGTTCGCCAGAATGCTGCTCATCGCGCCCGGTCTCGCCGCGGTGTGCGCGATGGTGGGCCTGTACGCGAGTTACTACCTCGACACGGCGTCCGGGCCGATGGTGGTTCTCGTCAACGGCATCGTGTTCGCGCTGGTCTATCTGTTCAATCCCCGGCGCGGGGTCGTCACCGCACGGCTGCGGAAGCCTGCTCCGCGTGCGTCCGGCGTGGACGCGTCGGCCGCCAGGTGA
- a CDS encoding phage major capsid protein, with the protein MATTSTAASLLRPEQVNELIVQPLTLASVAMQASTVAQTESTEYRIPVLTGDPDASWVPEAAEIPVDDATFDEVVVTPKKVAALSVLSNELIEDSSPEASAVIGQRLVQSLVRKVDASWFAAATANGPAGLGSITPSETYAGAAYANIDAFLEAITAAEAEGAQVNSFVTHPNTALALAKLKKATGSNEPLLQRDVTVPGGRVVAGVPLLVSPDADGDGSVWGIPKARVFVVIRRDVQVALDSSAFFTSDRTAVRVTARIGFGFPHESAVVKINRSAAP; encoded by the coding sequence ATGGCCACCACATCAACCGCCGCAAGTCTTCTGCGGCCAGAGCAGGTCAACGAACTCATCGTCCAGCCGTTGACGCTGGCATCCGTTGCGATGCAGGCGTCGACCGTCGCTCAGACGGAGTCCACCGAGTACCGCATCCCAGTCCTGACGGGCGATCCCGACGCCAGCTGGGTCCCCGAAGCCGCCGAGATCCCCGTCGACGACGCCACGTTCGACGAGGTCGTCGTCACCCCGAAGAAGGTCGCGGCCTTGTCGGTGCTGTCCAACGAGCTGATCGAGGACTCCAGCCCCGAGGCCAGCGCCGTGATCGGGCAGCGCCTGGTGCAGTCCCTGGTCCGCAAGGTCGACGCGTCATGGTTCGCCGCCGCGACCGCGAACGGTCCGGCAGGACTTGGCAGTATCACACCGAGCGAAACCTACGCCGGTGCTGCGTACGCGAACATCGACGCGTTCCTCGAGGCGATCACCGCCGCCGAGGCCGAGGGTGCGCAGGTGAACTCGTTCGTCACGCATCCCAACACCGCTCTCGCGCTGGCGAAGCTGAAGAAGGCGACCGGCAGCAACGAGCCGCTGTTGCAGCGTGATGTCACCGTGCCCGGCGGTCGCGTCGTCGCCGGCGTGCCACTGCTCGTCAGCCCTGACGCTGACGGTGACGGTTCGGTCTGGGGAATTCCGAAGGCTCGCGTGTTCGTCGTGATCCGTCGCGACGTTCAGGTTGCGCTCGACAGTTCGGCGTTCTTCACCAGCGATCGAACCGCCGTCCGTGTCACTGCGCGAATCGGTTTCGGCTTCCCGCATGAATCTGCGGTCGTGAAGATCAACCGCAGTGCCGCGCCGTAA
- a CDS encoding nucleotidyltransferase domain-containing protein, with protein MQLNKPFATVTPTLDGDVLAVLASADVTFTVSQIQRILTTVSGEGIRKVLTRLTAQGVVLNDQVGRTNTYRLNTEHLAAEPIMALSRLTSIFLDRLEAHLEGWGRDLKYAAVFGSAATGRMTLNSDIDLFLVRACAPDLDARDSPELWEQQLTELARLVTAWTGNDARVVEYAEHDLAAAAAADEPLLRDVAEQGLTVAGTRAWFNTQLRPVARSSAARRS; from the coding sequence ATGCAGTTGAACAAGCCGTTCGCCACGGTGACCCCGACATTGGACGGCGATGTCCTGGCCGTTCTGGCAAGTGCTGACGTAACGTTCACGGTCTCCCAGATCCAGCGCATCCTCACCACGGTGTCGGGCGAAGGTATCCGCAAGGTCCTCACCCGCCTCACCGCCCAGGGGGTAGTGCTCAACGATCAGGTGGGCAGGACAAATACCTATCGACTCAACACCGAACATCTTGCAGCCGAGCCGATCATGGCGCTTTCACGGTTGACCTCCATCTTCTTGGATCGCCTCGAGGCCCACCTGGAGGGTTGGGGCAGGGATCTGAAGTACGCCGCGGTCTTCGGGTCCGCTGCGACCGGCCGGATGACCCTGAACAGCGACATTGACCTGTTTCTGGTGCGCGCCTGCGCACCCGATCTCGACGCTCGCGACAGTCCAGAACTGTGGGAGCAGCAGCTGACCGAACTTGCCCGACTGGTCACCGCTTGGACCGGCAACGACGCTCGCGTCGTCGAGTACGCCGAGCACGATCTTGCCGCCGCGGCTGCCGCCGATGAACCCCTGCTTCGTGACGTGGCCGAGCAAGGCCTGACTGTCGCGGGGACGCGGGCCTGGTTCAACACGCAGTTGCGCCCGGTTGCTAGATCTTCGGCAGCGAGGAGATCGTGA